Proteins encoded together in one Yersinia mollaretii ATCC 43969 window:
- the rsxG gene encoding electron transport complex subunit RsxG, producing the protein MLKTMKRHGITLALFAAGATGLTAVVNALTETTIAHQAALQQKALLDQVVPAENYDNDMQAECYVVTNTALGNLAPHRLYLARKGDKPVAAAIETTAPDGYSGAIQLLVGADFQGNVLGSRVMEHHETPGLGDKIDIRISDWISHFSGKHVDGEQDKRWAVKKDGGDFDQFTGATITPRAVVLAVKKTALYLETLPANLEGLPICGESQ; encoded by the coding sequence ATGCTAAAAACAATGAAGCGTCACGGTATCACGCTGGCACTGTTTGCCGCAGGGGCCACCGGATTGACGGCAGTGGTTAATGCCTTGACCGAGACAACTATCGCCCATCAGGCCGCCTTGCAACAAAAAGCGCTGCTGGATCAGGTCGTTCCGGCTGAAAATTACGATAATGACATGCAAGCCGAATGTTACGTTGTCACCAATACTGCGCTGGGCAATCTAGCCCCTCACCGTCTCTATCTGGCGCGTAAGGGCGATAAACCGGTGGCGGCCGCCATCGAGACCACTGCGCCGGACGGCTACTCTGGGGCGATCCAATTATTGGTGGGTGCCGATTTTCAGGGTAACGTACTGGGTAGCCGCGTGATGGAACATCACGAAACGCCGGGCCTCGGTGATAAAATTGACATCCGAATCTCTGATTGGATTAGCCATTTCAGCGGCAAACACGTCGATGGCGAGCAGGATAAGCGCTGGGCAGTGAAAAAAGATGGCGGTGATTTTGATCAGTTTACCGGTGCCACCATCACCCCAAGGGCGGTGGTGCTGGCAGTGAAAAAAACCGCGCTCTATTTGGAAACCTTGCCCGCCAATCTTGAGGGTTTGCCAATCTGTGGAGAGAG
- the rsxD gene encoding electron transport complex subunit RsxD — translation MKFRPVTPTQNKGLQIASSPFTHNQRSTRNIMLLVILACIPGIFAQTYFFGYGSLIQVALAMATALLAEGAVLQLRKQPILIRLQDNSALLTGLLLGISLPPLAPWWMIVLGTLFAIVIAKQLYGGLGQNPFNPAMVGYVVLLISFPVQMTSWLPPLPLQGTSVGFYDSFLTIFTGYTHSGADIHQLQVGFDGISQATPLDNFKTALRSQPAEQILQQPIFGGALAGVGWQWVNLGFLAGGLLLLWRKAIHWHIPVSFLLALSGCAAISWMIAPQSFASPMLHLFSGATMLGAFFIATDPVSASTTPRGRLIFGALIGILVWLIRVYGGYPDGIAFAVLLANITVPLIDHYTQPRVYGHNHAAKRNRTDK, via the coding sequence ATGAAATTCAGGCCAGTAACACCGACCCAGAACAAAGGGTTGCAGATTGCCAGTTCCCCCTTTACGCATAATCAACGCAGTACCCGCAATATCATGCTACTGGTGATTCTGGCCTGTATTCCGGGCATTTTCGCTCAGACCTACTTCTTTGGTTATGGCAGCCTGATTCAGGTGGCATTAGCCATGGCCACCGCCCTACTGGCTGAAGGGGCGGTTTTGCAGTTACGCAAACAACCGATACTGATTCGCCTGCAAGATAATTCCGCGCTGTTGACCGGCTTGCTATTGGGGATAAGCCTGCCACCATTGGCCCCATGGTGGATGATTGTGTTGGGCACTCTGTTTGCCATTGTCATCGCCAAGCAACTTTATGGAGGATTGGGGCAGAACCCATTTAACCCTGCCATGGTCGGCTATGTGGTTCTGCTGATTTCATTCCCGGTGCAAATGACCAGTTGGCTGCCCCCCTTGCCGCTACAGGGCACCTCGGTCGGATTTTATGACAGTTTTTTAACCATTTTTACCGGTTATACCCACAGCGGTGCGGACATTCATCAGTTACAGGTTGGCTTTGATGGCATCAGTCAGGCGACACCGCTTGATAACTTTAAAACCGCCTTGCGCTCACAACCGGCTGAGCAAATCTTGCAACAGCCCATTTTCGGCGGAGCCTTAGCCGGCGTGGGTTGGCAGTGGGTTAACCTCGGTTTTTTGGCGGGTGGACTGTTGCTATTATGGCGCAAAGCGATTCACTGGCACATCCCCGTGAGCTTCCTGCTGGCTCTGTCGGGCTGCGCCGCCATTAGCTGGATGATCGCCCCACAAAGTTTTGCCTCCCCCATGCTACATCTGTTTTCCGGTGCGACTATGTTAGGCGCTTTCTTTATCGCCACCGATCCGGTCAGTGCCTCGACTACCCCCCGTGGCCGCCTGATTTTCGGCGCATTGATTGGTATATTGGTGTGGCTAATCCGGGTTTATGGCGGCTATCCCGACGGCATTGCCTTTGCCGTGCTGCTCGCGAATATTACTGTTCCGCTGATAGACCACTATACCCAGCCACGGGTTTATGGTCACAATCACGCCGCTAAACGCAACCGTACAGATAAATAA
- a CDS encoding helix-turn-helix domain-containing protein — protein MINEDILFIEELIEWIEINLEKRPTLDDVAKISGYSKWHLQRKFKSIVGLQLASYIRGRVLTRAAVVLRISRRPIIEISDELGFDSQQTFTRTFKKRFGITPNSFRQMEHWDVQGMIPRFGFYQNYTPEIKRISLPEKELVGFTRRLGFDEHNHCSGHHSSCMAMKDEILLDFFKEVNFSCQRVYSLFSAKDSQQGQNTVHYSTAIDKEKRHEIQGHREIDHISIPAGEFLSISHQGSAKECVKFSIYLFNDVLPKLREEFGGGVEMEVIEVDSCHAESKMRDISCSYNYLMSVS, from the coding sequence ATGATTAACGAAGACATATTGTTTATAGAAGAGTTAATTGAGTGGATTGAAATCAATTTAGAAAAGAGACCCACATTGGATGATGTGGCGAAGATTTCGGGATATTCAAAATGGCATCTGCAACGCAAATTTAAAAGTATTGTGGGGTTACAATTAGCCTCCTATATCCGTGGGCGGGTACTGACCCGTGCTGCGGTTGTGCTGCGTATCTCGCGGCGGCCCATCATTGAGATCTCAGATGAGTTGGGTTTTGACTCACAGCAGACCTTCACCCGCACATTTAAGAAGCGTTTTGGTATTACACCCAATAGTTTTCGCCAAATGGAGCATTGGGATGTGCAGGGGATGATACCTCGCTTTGGTTTTTATCAGAATTATACGCCAGAAATCAAACGGATATCTTTGCCAGAGAAGGAGCTTGTGGGCTTTACACGGCGGTTGGGTTTTGATGAGCACAACCATTGCAGTGGTCATCATTCCTCTTGCATGGCGATGAAAGATGAAATTTTGCTCGATTTCTTTAAGGAAGTTAACTTCTCTTGCCAGCGAGTCTACTCCCTGTTTTCTGCCAAAGACAGTCAGCAAGGGCAGAATACCGTGCACTATTCGACGGCAATTGATAAAGAGAAGCGGCATGAAATTCAGGGACATCGCGAAATAGATCATATCTCTATCCCGGCGGGCGAGTTTTTGTCGATATCCCATCAGGGCAGTGCCAAAGAGTGCGTGAAATTCTCAATTTATCTGTTTAATGACGTGCTACCTAAACTGCGTGAAGAGTTTGGTGGTGGCGTTGAAATGGAAGTGATTGAGGTGGACAGTTGTCATGCCGAATCGAAAATGCGCGATATCTCTTGCAGTTACAACTATCTCATGTCGGTTAGCTGA
- the rsxC gene encoding electron transport complex subunit RsxC, whose product MFKLFTARQRDNIWDFDGGIHPPEMKLQSSTVPMRVASLPDQMIIPLQQHLGPEGELCVRTGEAVLKGQPLTVGRGRTVPVHAPTSGIITAIAPHTTAHPSGLAELCVHITPDGEDRWRKQQPWADYLQRDKIALLDRIHQAGIAGLGGAGFPTASKLQGGLNSVTTLIINAAECEPYITADDRLMQDHADELITGIEILRHLLQPQQVLIGIEDNKPQAIEALQQALLGHDDIQLRVVPTKYPSGGAKQLTKILTGKEVPMGKHSSSIGVLMQNVGTVVAIKRAIIDDEPLIERVVTLTGDALAKPGNFWARIGTPVLHLLKLAGFQPQSQPMVIMGGPLMGFTLPSLDVPIVKISNCILAPAEAEMGLSEPEQSCIRCGLCVDACPAGLLPQQLYWFSRGEEHEKARNHNLFDCIECGACAYVCPSNIPLVQYYRQEKAEIRALDQESARAAEAKARFEAKQARLAREKLARELRHKQAAVKLTDADQQTVEAAVNRLARQPENAEAVISVIAGQTPDNSAVIAAREARKAQARARQAEKQITISVDAAVEDPRKAAVAAAIARVKAKKAAQAEQPSVDDKLDTDAPEEDPRKAAVAAAIARVKAKKAAQAERTSVDDKLDTDTPEEDPRKAAVAAAIARVKAKKAAQAANPD is encoded by the coding sequence ATGTTTAAGCTGTTTACGGCCCGCCAACGCGACAATATTTGGGATTTCGACGGCGGTATTCATCCCCCTGAGATGAAGTTGCAATCTAGCACGGTACCGATGCGGGTGGCCTCTCTGCCTGATCAAATGATCATTCCATTGCAGCAACATCTCGGGCCTGAGGGGGAATTGTGTGTCAGGACGGGTGAAGCCGTCTTAAAGGGCCAGCCGCTGACGGTTGGCCGTGGCCGCACCGTGCCAGTCCATGCTCCCACTTCCGGCATCATTACCGCAATTGCTCCCCATACCACCGCGCACCCCTCCGGTCTGGCTGAATTGTGCGTGCATATCACTCCCGATGGAGAAGACCGCTGGCGTAAGCAGCAGCCGTGGGCAGACTACCTTCAGCGGGACAAAATCGCCCTACTGGATCGCATTCATCAGGCAGGAATTGCCGGTTTAGGTGGCGCGGGCTTCCCCACCGCCAGCAAATTGCAGGGCGGCTTGAATAGCGTCACTACACTAATTATCAATGCCGCCGAATGTGAACCTTACATCACTGCCGATGATAGGTTGATGCAAGACCATGCTGATGAACTGATCACGGGCATCGAAATTTTAAGGCACTTGCTGCAACCTCAGCAGGTGTTGATTGGCATTGAAGACAATAAACCGCAAGCCATTGAAGCACTGCAACAGGCGCTGCTCGGCCATGATGATATTCAGTTGCGGGTTGTGCCCACCAAATACCCGTCCGGTGGGGCCAAGCAGCTCACCAAAATTCTGACGGGCAAAGAAGTGCCAATGGGTAAGCACTCCTCATCCATCGGCGTCTTGATGCAGAACGTCGGGACGGTGGTCGCGATCAAAAGGGCGATTATCGACGATGAGCCTTTAATCGAGCGGGTGGTGACATTAACGGGCGATGCCCTAGCGAAGCCGGGGAATTTCTGGGCCAGAATTGGCACCCCCGTACTGCACTTGCTAAAATTGGCGGGATTTCAGCCGCAAAGCCAACCGATGGTGATTATGGGGGGGCCATTAATGGGCTTTACCCTGCCCAGTTTAGATGTGCCCATTGTTAAGATCAGTAACTGTATTTTAGCCCCCGCTGAGGCGGAAATGGGGCTGTCAGAACCAGAGCAATCCTGTATCCGTTGTGGTTTATGTGTCGATGCCTGCCCGGCGGGTTTATTGCCGCAACAACTTTACTGGTTTAGCCGTGGCGAAGAGCATGAGAAGGCACGCAATCATAATTTATTTGATTGTATTGAATGTGGTGCTTGCGCTTATGTTTGCCCAAGTAATATTCCACTGGTGCAGTATTACCGTCAGGAGAAGGCCGAGATACGCGCCCTCGATCAAGAGAGCGCCCGAGCGGCTGAAGCGAAAGCCCGTTTCGAGGCCAAACAAGCCCGCCTTGCGCGGGAAAAATTAGCCCGTGAGTTGCGCCATAAGCAAGCGGCGGTCAAACTAACCGATGCTGATCAGCAAACTGTCGAGGCAGCTGTCAACCGCCTAGCTCGCCAGCCTGAAAATGCAGAGGCAGTGATCAGTGTAATAGCGGGGCAAACACCGGATAACAGCGCCGTGATTGCCGCCCGTGAGGCCCGTAAAGCTCAGGCCAGAGCGCGCCAGGCTGAAAAACAGATCACCATCTCGGTTGACGCAGCAGTAGAAGATCCGCGCAAAGCTGCGGTGGCTGCGGCCATCGCCAGAGTGAAAGCCAAGAAAGCGGCGCAAGCAGAGCAACCATCAGTAGATGATAAGCTCGACACTGATGCGCCTGAAGAAGATCCGCGTAAAGCCGCTGTGGCTGCGGCTATTGCCAGAGTGAAAGCCAAGAAAGCGGCGCAAGCAGAGCGAACATCAGTAGATGATAAGCTCGACACTGATACGCCTGAAGAAGATCCACGCAAAGCCGCTGTAGCTGCGGCCATTGCCAGAGTGAAAGCCAAGAAAGCGGCGCAAGCGGCTAACCCAGATTAA